A window of the Bacteroidota bacterium genome harbors these coding sequences:
- the mqnE gene encoding aminofutalosine synthase MqnE: MENIQQLIASTALPEELKIIAEKILNNERITIDEGVTLYYKGELGFVGTLANHIREQKHGNKTFFNRNFHIEPTNICVFDCKFCSYSRLLKQKEGSWELNEEQILDIIKKYDGQPVTEVHIVGGVHPKMGLKYFADLIKKIKQYRPDLHVKAFTAVELEYMFRKAKMSYEEGLKYFKDYGLNSLPGGGAEIFDEEVRKQICEDKCTSAQWLEIHETAHKLGIPSNATMLYGHMEKFEHRIDHMNRLRTLQDKTNGFNTFIPLKFRNKDNQMSHLPEVSVVEDLRNYAIARIFMDNVAHLKAYWPMIGRTTAQLSLSFGVDDIDGTIDDSTKIYTMAGSEEQNPALTTQQLVELIKQVNRQPVERDTLYNVVRDYSACNFSDKAEVVQ, translated from the coding sequence ATGGAGAATATTCAACAACTCATCGCTTCTACAGCATTACCTGAGGAATTAAAGATAATTGCCGAAAAAATTCTGAATAATGAGCGTATCACCATCGATGAAGGAGTAACACTGTATTACAAAGGCGAGTTAGGTTTTGTTGGCACACTCGCCAATCACATCCGCGAACAAAAACACGGTAACAAAACTTTTTTTAACCGCAACTTTCACATTGAGCCAACTAATATCTGTGTATTCGACTGTAAGTTTTGTTCCTACTCACGCTTGTTAAAGCAAAAAGAAGGATCATGGGAATTAAATGAAGAGCAGATACTGGACATTATAAAAAAGTATGATGGACAACCTGTAACTGAAGTACATATAGTGGGAGGGGTTCATCCCAAAATGGGATTAAAATATTTTGCCGATCTGATTAAAAAGATAAAACAGTATCGTCCCGATCTGCACGTTAAAGCCTTTACCGCTGTAGAATTGGAATACATGTTCCGCAAAGCGAAAATGAGTTATGAGGAAGGTTTGAAATACTTTAAGGATTATGGACTTAATTCATTACCCGGAGGCGGCGCCGAAATTTTTGATGAAGAAGTGCGCAAACAAATTTGTGAGGATAAATGTACCAGTGCGCAATGGCTGGAGATACATGAAACGGCCCACAAATTAGGTATTCCCTCAAACGCGACCATGTTATACGGGCATATGGAAAAATTCGAACATCGTATTGACCACATGAATCGTTTGCGTACACTGCAGGATAAAACCAATGGGTTCAATACATTTATTCCGCTAAAGTTCCGGAACAAGGATAATCAAATGAGTCATTTACCGGAAGTAAGTGTGGTTGAAGACCTCCGCAACTATGCCATCGCCCGTATTTTTATGGATAATGTTGCGCATTTGAAAGCGTACTGGCCGATGATCGGGCGAACCACAGCACAGTTGTCCCTGAGTTTTGGTGTGGATGATATTGACGGCACTATCGATGATAGTACAAAAATATATACTATGGCCGGTTCTGAGGAGCAGAATCCCGCTTTAACTACTCAACAGTTAGTTGAACTCATCAAACAAGTAAATCGCCAGCCCGTTGAACGCGATACTTTGTATAATGTAGTCCGGGATTATTCTGCCTGTAATTTTTCCGATAAAGCGGAGGTGGTTCAGTGA
- a CDS encoding response regulator transcription factor, whose amino-acid sequence MATKRILIVEDEEHLRNMLRLNLELEGYFVQTADNGKKALLEFRSARYDLLVLDVMLPEMDGYTLCETIRLENTTVPVLFLTAKAGSDDRIKGLKLGADDYLAKPFNLEEFLLRIKILLKRSEKTYHADKTADTYTFGESNINFLTFEITGVQGQRQQLSKREVMLLKLLIDRKGEVVSREQILETVWGVDVYPSTRTIDNYILAFRKYFERDPKEPKHFHSIRGVGYKFTE is encoded by the coding sequence ATGGCCACAAAACGAATATTAATAGTTGAAGACGAAGAACACCTTCGTAATATGCTGAGACTTAATCTTGAGCTGGAAGGTTATTTTGTTCAGACGGCCGACAATGGTAAAAAAGCCTTGCTGGAATTCCGTTCTGCGCGATATGATCTGCTTGTGCTGGATGTAATGCTGCCCGAAATGGACGGCTATACGCTTTGCGAAACAATACGATTGGAAAACACAACTGTTCCTGTTTTATTTTTAACGGCTAAGGCCGGGAGTGATGACAGGATAAAGGGCCTGAAGCTCGGAGCTGATGATTATTTAGCCAAGCCATTTAACCTGGAAGAATTTTTACTTCGTATTAAAATTTTATTAAAACGCTCTGAGAAAACATATCACGCTGACAAAACAGCCGACACCTATACCTTTGGCGAAAGCAATATTAATTTTTTAACATTCGAAATTACAGGTGTTCAGGGACAAAGACAACAGCTCAGTAAACGCGAAGTGATGTTACTGAAATTACTTATTGATCGCAAAGGAGAAGTTGTGTCACGTGAACAGATCCTTGAAACCGTCTGGGGAGTTGATGTTTACCCATCAACGAGAACCATAGATAATTATATTTTAGCTTTCCGGAAATACTTTGAAAGAGATCCGAAGGAACCAAAACATTTCCATTCAATAAGAGGCGTGGGGTATAAATTTACAGAATAG
- a CDS encoding OmpA family protein has protein sequence MRKLFVIIPFLFVGIANAQDLEPTLTEACLTVNVADNKKKPQAGEAVTFENTTTKKQYSGITKEDGKFKILVPKGATYKLKYKAFSTNVDYSTLTLLVSKDTLVSFDVNIIFDLPKTYTLDNVFFDTGKASLRPESSKELNELAEYMMLKKSLVIEIAGHTDNVGAKDVNQKLSEDRAKTVRDYIIKKGVAPDHVTAKGYGDAQPVADNSTDKGKQKNRRTEVRIVKE, from the coding sequence ATGAGAAAATTATTTGTCATCATTCCTTTTTTATTCGTTGGCATTGCTAATGCACAGGACCTGGAACCAACCCTCACAGAGGCTTGCTTAACAGTTAATGTAGCTGATAATAAAAAGAAACCCCAGGCCGGTGAAGCGGTAACTTTTGAAAATACCACCACTAAAAAGCAATATAGCGGTATTACAAAAGAAGATGGGAAATTTAAAATACTTGTTCCTAAAGGAGCGACCTATAAGTTGAAGTATAAAGCCTTCAGCACGAATGTTGATTATTCAACACTTACACTGCTTGTTTCAAAAGATACGCTTGTAAGTTTTGATGTGAACATTATTTTTGATCTGCCGAAAACCTATACACTCGATAATGTTTTTTTTGATACCGGCAAAGCCTCTTTGCGGCCTGAGTCATCAAAAGAGCTGAATGAATTGGCTGAATATATGATGCTTAAAAAATCGCTTGTTATTGAGATCGCGGGCCATACTGATAATGTGGGGGCTAAGGATGTCAACCAGAAGCTTTCAGAAGATCGGGCCAAAACCGTTCGGGATTACATAATAAAAAAAGGTGTTGCTCCGGATCATGTTACTGCCAAAGGATACGGGGATGCACAGCCTGTCGCGGATAACAGTACAGATAAAGGCAAGCAAAAAAACAGGAGAACGGAAGTCAGAATAGTTAAGGAATAG